The sequence below is a genomic window from Flavobacterium lipolyticum.
AGCTGGTAAAATTGACTTTAAAGTTGATAAAACTGGTATCGTTCACGCAGGAATTGGTAAAGTTTCTTTTGGAGCTGAGCAAATTGTTGACAACGCACACGAAATTATTCAAACATTAATAAAACTTAAACCAACTGCTGCTAAAGGTACCTACATTAAAGGTATTCACCTTACAAGCACTATGAGTCCTGCTATTGCATTAGACCCAAAAGCAGTATAATTGGTAGTTAAAAATTTTTAGTATGACTAGAGAAGAAAAATCAATCGCGATTGAAAATTTAACTGCGCAGTTAGCTGGTACAAATATCATTTATGTATCTGATATTTCTGGTTTAAACGCAGAGACAACTTCAAACTTACGTAGAGCTTGTTTTAAAGCTGGAATCAAATTAGAAGTTGTTAAGAACACTTTGCTTGCAAAAGCAATGGAAGCTTCTGCTAATGATTATGGTGATTTACCAACAGTTTTAACTGGTAACAGTGCTATATTTATTTCTGATGTAGCTAATGCTCCTGGAAAAATTATCAAAGATTTCCGTAAGAAATCTGATAAACCAGTTTTAAAAGGTGCTTTCATTAATAATGAAATTTACATTGGAGATAATCAATTAGATGCATTAGCAACTATTAAGTCTAAAGAAGAACTTCTTGGAGAACTTATCGGATTATTGCAATCACCAGCTCAAAGAATTATTTCTGCTTTACAAAACAAATTTGCTGGTAGCGAAGAAGAAACTGAAGCATAATAATTATCGCAGGGAGTTTATTCTCCTTGCTGCTTAAATAGCGCACAATAAACAAAATATAATTTTACAAATCATTTTAAACGATAGAAAAAATGGCAGATTTGAAACAATTCGCAGAACAATTAGTTAACTTAACAGTTAAAGAAGTTAACGAATTAGCAACAATATTAAAAGACGAGTATGGTATCGAGCCTGCTGCTGCAGCTGTAGTAGTTGCTGCTGGTGGTGGAGAAGGTACTCAAGAAGAAGCACAAACTGAATTTACAGTTGTATTGAAAGAAGCTGGAGCTTCTAAATTAGCTGTTGTAAAATTAGTAAAAGAACTTACAGGTTTAGGTCTTAAAGAAGCTAAAGATGTAGTTGACGGTGCTCCAAGTAACGTTAAAGAAGGTGTTTCTAAAGAAGAGGCTGAAGGTCTTAAAAAATCATTAGAAGAAGCTGGAGCTGTAGTTGAGCTTAAATAATTTAACTCAGTTTTAAGAACTAGGTTTAGGTCCTGAGTTAACACTCAAAGGCCTAAACCATTTTTCGTATAATAAAATACATTAAATTTTATTATCAAATAGTTTAAAATACGGAAGAGTTTTTGATCAATACGAAGAAAAAAAATGGAACTTGGTTTATCCGGTTTATTTTTAAAGATGTGTTGATTCTAAAAAGAAAGTATAAACTAAACAATGTGTTTTACACAAAAAACTACTTTTTTTTAATCAAAATTTTGTTCATTGATGATAACAAATCAGACTGAAAGATTGAATTTTGCCTCTACAAAAAATATTCCTGACTATCCGGATTTTCTAGATGTTCAGGTTAAATCTTTTAAAGATTTTTTTCAATTAGAAACTAAATCTGACGAAAGAGGCAACGAAGGTCTATACAACACCTTCATGGAAAACTTTCCAATTACAGATACAAGAAACAACTTTGTATTGGAGTTCCTGGATTATTTTGTAGACCCACCACGTTATACAATTCAAGAATGTATAGAGAGAGGACTTACCTATAGTGTGCCTTTAAAAGCCAGGTTAAAACTATACTGTACAGACCCAGAACACGAAGATTTTGAAACTATTGTACAAGATGTTTATCTTGGAACAATTCCTTACATGACACCAAGTGGTACCTTTGTAATTAATGGTGCCGAGCGTGTAGTAGTATCTCAGCTACACCGTTCTCCTGGGGTTTTCTTTGGACAATCATTCCACGCAAATGGAACAAAATTATATTCTGCCAGAGTAATTCCTTTTAAAGGATCCTGGATAGAATTTTCTACAGATATTAACAGCGTTATGTACGCGTATATCGATAGAAAGAAAAAATTACCGGTAACAACTTTGTTCCGTGCTATTGGTTTCGAAAGAGATAAGGATATCCTTGAAATTTTCGACTTAGCTGAAGAAATTAAAGTTTCTAAAACAGGTATCAAAAAGTATATTGGAAGAAGACTTGCTGCGCGTGTATTGAACACTTGGCACGAGGATTTCGTTGATGAAGATACCGGAGAGGTAGTTTCTATCGAACGTAACGAAATCATCCTTGATCGTGATACTATTATCGACAAAGATAATGTGGAAGAGATCATCGATTCTAACGTTAAATCTATTTTGTTACACAAAGAGGATAATAACCAAGCTGATTATGCTATTATCCACAACACGTTACAAAAAGATCCAACAAACTCTGAAAAAGAAGCTGTTGAGCATATCTACAGACAATTGCGTAATGCAGAACCGCCTGATGAAGAAACTGCTCGTGGTATTATTGATAAATTGTTCTTCTCTGATCAACGTTATAACTTAGGTGAAGTTGGTCGTTACAGAATGAACAAAAAGTTAGATTTAGATATCCCTATGGACAAGCAAGTGCTTACCAAAGAAGATATCATTACAATCGTGAAATATTTGATCGAATTGATCAACTCAAAAGCTGAGATTGATGATATTGATCACTTATCAAACCGTCGTGTTAGAACAGTTGGAGAACAATTGTCTCAGCAATTCGGTGTTGGTTTAGCACGTATGGCGAGAACTATTCGTGAGAGAATGAACGTTAGAGATAACGAGGTGTTTACACCAATTGATTTGATCAATGCTAAAACATTATCATCAGTTATCAACTCTTTCTTTGGTACAAACCAGTTGTCTCAATTTATGGACCAAACGAATCCATTAGCTGAGATTACACACAAGAGAAGACTTTCTGCACTTGGACCAGGTGGACTTTCGAGAGAAAGAGCTGGTTTCGAGGTTCGTGACGTTCACTATACACACTATGGTCGTTTATGTCCGATTGAAACTCCTGAGGGACCAAACATTGGTTTGATTTCATCTCTTGGTGTTTATGCAAAAGTAAACGGAATGGGATTCATCGAAACTCCATACCGTAAAGTAACTAATGGTGTAGTTGATTTAGAAAGTACTCCAATTTACTTAAGCGCTGAAGAAGAAGAAGGAAAAATGATTGCTCAGGCAAACATTGAAATGGATGAGACTGGTAAAATTACGGCAACTAATGTTATTGCTCGTGAGGAAGGTGACTTCCCGGTTGTTGAACCTTCAGTGGTACATTATACAGACGTTGCACCTAACCAGATTGCTTCGATTTCGGCTTCGTTAATTCCTTTCTTGGAACATGATGATGCGAACCGTGCGTTGATGGGATCTAACATGATGCGTCAGGCGGTTCCTTTGATCCGCCCGGAAGCACCAATCGTTGGTACAGGTTTAGAGCGTCAGGTAGCTTCAGATTCTAGAGTATTAATTAATGCTGAAGGAGATGGAACTGTTGAATACGTTGATGCAAATATCATTACTATCAAATACGACCGTACTGAAGATGAAAGAATGGTAAGTTTTGATGCTGATGAGAAAACATACAACTTAATTAAATTTAGAAAAACCAATCAGGGAACAAGTATCAACCTGAAACCAATCGTAAGAAAAGGTGACAGAGTGGTTCTTGGACAAGTATTATCAGAAGGATATGCTACTCAAAATGGGGAATTAGCTTTAGGTAGAAACTTAAAAGTTGCGTTCATGCCATGGAAAGGGTATAACTTTGAGGATGCGATTGTAATTTCTGAAAAAGTAGTTCGTGATGATATTTTTACTTCTATCCACGTTGATGATTATTCATTAGAGGTTAGAGATACTAAGTTAGGAAACGAAGAGTTAACAAACGATATTCCTAACGTTTCTGAAGAAGCTACTAAAGATTTAGATGAAAACGGTATGATTAGAATTGGAGCAGAGGTTAAGCCTGGCGACATTTTGATCGGAAAAATTACACCAAAAGGAGAATCAGATCCTACTCCGGAAGAGAAATTGCTTCGTGCAATCTTCGGGGATAAAGCAGGTGATGTAAAAGATGCTTCATTGAAAGCTTCTCCATCTTTACATGGTGTAGTTCTTGACAAAA
It includes:
- the rpoB gene encoding DNA-directed RNA polymerase subunit beta, whose translation is MITNQTERLNFASTKNIPDYPDFLDVQVKSFKDFFQLETKSDERGNEGLYNTFMENFPITDTRNNFVLEFLDYFVDPPRYTIQECIERGLTYSVPLKARLKLYCTDPEHEDFETIVQDVYLGTIPYMTPSGTFVINGAERVVVSQLHRSPGVFFGQSFHANGTKLYSARVIPFKGSWIEFSTDINSVMYAYIDRKKKLPVTTLFRAIGFERDKDILEIFDLAEEIKVSKTGIKKYIGRRLAARVLNTWHEDFVDEDTGEVVSIERNEIILDRDTIIDKDNVEEIIDSNVKSILLHKEDNNQADYAIIHNTLQKDPTNSEKEAVEHIYRQLRNAEPPDEETARGIIDKLFFSDQRYNLGEVGRYRMNKKLDLDIPMDKQVLTKEDIITIVKYLIELINSKAEIDDIDHLSNRRVRTVGEQLSQQFGVGLARMARTIRERMNVRDNEVFTPIDLINAKTLSSVINSFFGTNQLSQFMDQTNPLAEITHKRRLSALGPGGLSRERAGFEVRDVHYTHYGRLCPIETPEGPNIGLISSLGVYAKVNGMGFIETPYRKVTNGVVDLESTPIYLSAEEEEGKMIAQANIEMDETGKITATNVIAREEGDFPVVEPSVVHYTDVAPNQIASISASLIPFLEHDDANRALMGSNMMRQAVPLIRPEAPIVGTGLERQVASDSRVLINAEGDGTVEYVDANIITIKYDRTEDERMVSFDADEKTYNLIKFRKTNQGTSINLKPIVRKGDRVVLGQVLSEGYATQNGELALGRNLKVAFMPWKGYNFEDAIVISEKVVRDDIFTSIHVDDYSLEVRDTKLGNEELTNDIPNVSEEATKDLDENGMIRIGAEVKPGDILIGKITPKGESDPTPEEKLLRAIFGDKAGDVKDASLKASPSLHGVVLDKKLFARAVKDKRKRTQDKDALGALEMEFETKFVELKDRLVEKLFLIVNGKTSQGVMNDLGEEVLPKGKKYTQKMLYAVEDFAHLSKGQWVADDATNKMVNDLIHNYKIKLNDLQGSLRREKFTITVGDELPSGILKLAKIYIAKKRKLKVGDKMAGRHGNKGIVARIVRHEDMPFLEDGTPVDIVLNPLGVPSRMNIGQIYETVLGWAGMNLGRKFATPIFDGASLDQINALTDEAGVPRFGHTHLYDGGTGERFHQAATVGVIYMLKLGHMVDDKMHARSIGPYSLITQQPLGGKAQFGGQRFGEMEVWALEAYGASSTLREILTVKSDDVIGRAKTYEAIVKGETMPEPGLPESFNVLMHELKGLGLDLRLEE
- the rplJ gene encoding 50S ribosomal protein L10, producing MTREEKSIAIENLTAQLAGTNIIYVSDISGLNAETTSNLRRACFKAGIKLEVVKNTLLAKAMEASANDYGDLPTVLTGNSAIFISDVANAPGKIIKDFRKKSDKPVLKGAFINNEIYIGDNQLDALATIKSKEELLGELIGLLQSPAQRIISALQNKFAGSEEETEA
- the rplL gene encoding 50S ribosomal protein L7/L12, coding for MADLKQFAEQLVNLTVKEVNELATILKDEYGIEPAAAAVVVAAGGGEGTQEEAQTEFTVVLKEAGASKLAVVKLVKELTGLGLKEAKDVVDGAPSNVKEGVSKEEAEGLKKSLEEAGAVVELK